One genomic window of Halorubrum hochsteinianum includes the following:
- a CDS encoding M24 family metallopeptidase — MVDLSARTDRLDAYLAERGLEAVWFARPNGFAWLTGGDNVVDADATTGVAAAGYDGDLRVITDTIEAERLADEELPEAFAVESFPWHAGSLAEAVAERSPAPAAADFDVPGFETVDGSWLRQPLTDDDVERYRELGREVAAAVETVCRNLEPEDPEYEVAAGIDISLASRDVDTPVVLVGGAERAQAYRHYTPGDAELGDYALVSVTGERAGLYASMTRTVAFDAPDWFEERHRAAARVEATAIRATEAAAAGTLTAGSGGDGPDTAGDVFAAIREAYDAVGFPGEWENHHQGGAAGFAGREWIATPDGEEPVRRPMGYAWNPTVRGTKSEDTHLVAADLTERLTKTGRWPSHEAEPVDVTGIETEPVELAAPVIR, encoded by the coding sequence ATGGTCGACCTCTCCGCCCGCACCGACAGGCTCGACGCGTACCTCGCCGAGCGCGGACTCGAAGCGGTCTGGTTCGCGCGCCCCAACGGGTTCGCGTGGCTCACCGGCGGCGACAACGTCGTCGACGCCGACGCGACGACCGGCGTCGCGGCCGCCGGCTACGACGGCGACCTCCGCGTGATCACCGACACCATCGAGGCGGAGCGGCTCGCCGACGAGGAGCTCCCGGAGGCGTTCGCGGTCGAGTCGTTCCCGTGGCACGCCGGCTCGCTCGCCGAGGCGGTCGCCGAGCGCTCGCCCGCGCCCGCCGCCGCGGACTTCGACGTGCCCGGCTTCGAGACCGTCGACGGGAGTTGGCTCAGACAGCCGCTCACCGACGACGACGTCGAGCGCTACCGGGAGCTTGGCCGCGAGGTCGCCGCCGCCGTCGAGACCGTCTGTCGGAACCTCGAACCGGAGGACCCGGAGTACGAGGTCGCGGCCGGCATCGACATCTCGCTCGCCTCGCGCGACGTTGACACCCCGGTCGTGCTCGTCGGCGGCGCGGAGCGGGCGCAGGCGTACCGCCACTACACGCCGGGCGACGCGGAACTCGGCGACTACGCGCTCGTGTCGGTCACCGGGGAGCGAGCGGGGCTGTACGCCTCGATGACGCGGACCGTCGCCTTCGACGCCCCCGACTGGTTCGAGGAGCGCCACCGCGCCGCGGCGCGGGTCGAGGCGACCGCGATCCGCGCCACCGAGGCCGCCGCGGCCGGGACTCTCACCGCCGGCTCGGGCGGCGACGGTCCCGACACCGCGGGCGACGTCTTCGCGGCGATTCGGGAGGCGTACGACGCGGTCGGCTTCCCCGGCGAGTGGGAGAACCACCATCAGGGCGGCGCGGCCGGGTTCGCCGGTCGGGAGTGGATCGCGACGCCCGACGGCGAGGAGCCGGTCCGGCGGCCGATGGGCTACGCGTGGAACCCGACGGTTCGGGGGACAAAAAGCGAGGACACGCACCTCGTCGCGGCGGACCTGACCGAGCGGCTCACCAAGACGGGGCGGTGGCCGAGCCACGAGGCCGAGCCGGTCGACGTGACGGGAATCGAGACGGAGCCGGTGGAGCTTGCGGCTCCAGTGATCCGGTAG
- a CDS encoding AAA family ATPase, with the protein MRDRGGRAPDGSELPTSNRDAADSLAPTASESTAPTADGAASTGRLVVVCGLPGVGKTTVAERIADHVDGRIRRTDVIRKELFDDPEYTDAETEAVYAELLARAREDIAVGEAVVLDATFADDRFRAAAREAAAETAAAFDLVQVACDEEVVERRIERRDGISDADFEIHLHFKELFDEVAGDHVVVDNSGTEAETFAQVDAAFAEGATADGDGRSAAVTDAE; encoded by the coding sequence ATGAGAGACCGAGGCGGTCGAGCGCCGGACGGGTCCGAATTGCCGACATCGAACCGTGACGCGGCGGATTCTCTCGCTCCGACGGCGTCGGAATCGACCGCTCCGACCGCCGACGGCGCGGCGTCGACCGGGCGACTGGTCGTCGTCTGCGGGCTGCCCGGCGTCGGCAAGACGACCGTCGCCGAGCGGATCGCCGACCACGTCGACGGCCGGATACGCCGGACCGACGTGATACGGAAGGAGCTGTTCGACGACCCCGAGTACACCGACGCGGAAACGGAGGCCGTCTACGCGGAACTCCTCGCTCGGGCGCGCGAGGACATCGCGGTCGGGGAGGCCGTCGTCCTCGACGCGACGTTCGCGGACGACCGGTTCCGGGCTGCGGCCCGCGAGGCGGCCGCCGAGACCGCGGCGGCGTTCGACCTCGTTCAAGTCGCCTGCGACGAGGAGGTCGTCGAGCGGCGGATCGAGCGGCGGGACGGGATCAGCGACGCGGACTTCGAGATCCACCTCCACTTCAAGGAGCTGTTCGACGAGGTCGCCGGCGACCACGTCGTCGTCGACAACTCCGGGACCGAGGCGGAGACGTTCGCGCAGGTCGACGCCGCGTTCGCCGAGGGGGCGACCGCCGACGGCGACGGGCGGTCTGCGGCGGTCACCGACGCGGAGTGA
- a CDS encoding translation initiation factor eIF-1A, whose product MSEESGRKNLRMPNDDEVFAVVTEHLGGNHVQLRCADGVERLGRIPGRMKYRTWISEGDVVLAEPWDWQDEKANVEWRYEDEDADQLRREGHIQ is encoded by the coding sequence ATGAGCGAAGAATCCGGGCGCAAGAATCTGCGGATGCCCAACGACGACGAAGTGTTCGCCGTGGTGACGGAGCACCTCGGCGGCAACCACGTTCAGCTGCGCTGCGCCGACGGCGTCGAGCGACTCGGCCGGATCCCCGGTCGGATGAAGTACCGCACGTGGATCAGCGAGGGCGACGTCGTGCTCGCCGAGCCGTGGGACTGGCAGGACGAGAAGGCGAACGTCGAGTGGCGGTACGAGGACGAGGACGCCGACCAGCTCCGCCGCGAAGGCCACATCCAGTAA
- a CDS encoding aminotransferase class V-fold PLP-dependent enzyme, with protein sequence MRTIEHDGDGMTPRELRADVPALGDAAYFNFGAHGPSPEYVVEAAGSFVADHEYGSATTDPYERAFETYEEVRERIAAFVGADPEEIALTESTSDGIARVAGAIDWEPGDVVVRTDLEHPAGVLPWKRLEREGVEVRVLETDEGRVDRDAYAEAVTDARLVCFSAITWTHGTRLPVRELVEIADDAGAFTLVDAVQSPGQVAMDVHEWGADAVAAAGHKWTLGPWGAGFLYVDRDAAADLAPRAVGYRSVADPEGDEIEFKPGAGRFEVGTTTAAAHVGLVEALDAIDAVGIDAIESRIADLTDRLKAGVPDDRLLSPDAHESGLVTVDVDDPEATVDRLADEGVIVRSLPHPDGIRASVHAVSTEGEVDRLLDALDAEW encoded by the coding sequence GTGAGAACGATCGAACACGACGGCGACGGTATGACCCCGAGAGAGCTCCGCGCGGACGTCCCGGCCCTCGGCGACGCGGCGTACTTCAACTTCGGCGCGCACGGCCCCAGCCCGGAGTACGTCGTCGAGGCCGCCGGCTCGTTCGTCGCGGACCACGAGTACGGCTCCGCGACCACCGACCCCTACGAGCGCGCCTTCGAGACCTACGAGGAAGTGCGCGAGCGGATCGCGGCGTTCGTCGGGGCCGACCCCGAGGAGATCGCCCTGACCGAGAGCACGAGCGACGGGATCGCCCGCGTCGCGGGCGCGATCGACTGGGAACCGGGCGACGTCGTCGTCCGCACCGACCTCGAACACCCGGCGGGGGTCCTCCCGTGGAAGCGGCTCGAACGCGAGGGCGTCGAGGTGCGCGTGTTAGAGACCGACGAGGGGCGCGTCGACCGCGACGCGTACGCCGAGGCGGTGACCGACGCCCGGCTGGTCTGTTTCAGCGCGATCACGTGGACGCACGGCACGCGGCTCCCGGTGAGAGAGCTCGTCGAGATCGCCGACGACGCGGGCGCGTTCACCCTCGTCGACGCGGTCCAGTCGCCCGGACAGGTGGCGATGGACGTACACGAGTGGGGGGCCGACGCGGTCGCGGCCGCCGGCCACAAGTGGACGCTCGGCCCGTGGGGGGCCGGCTTCCTCTACGTCGACCGCGACGCCGCGGCCGACCTCGCGCCGCGCGCGGTCGGCTACCGGAGCGTCGCGGACCCCGAGGGCGACGAGATCGAGTTCAAGCCCGGCGCGGGGCGCTTCGAGGTGGGAACGACGACCGCCGCGGCTCACGTCGGCCTCGTCGAGGCGCTCGACGCGATCGACGCCGTCGGGATCGACGCGATCGAGTCGCGGATCGCCGACCTCACCGACCGGCTGAAGGCGGGCGTCCCGGACGACCGACTCCTCAGCCCGGACGCGCACGAGTCCGGGCTGGTCACGGTCGACGTGGACGACCCGGAGGCGACCGTCGACCGGCTCGCCGACGAGGGCGTGATCGTCCGCTCGCTGCCGCATCCGGACGGGATCCGGGCGTCGGTTCACGCCGTCTCCACCGAGGGGGAGGTCGACCGACTCCTCGACGCGCTCGACGCGGAGTGGTGA
- a CDS encoding class I SAM-dependent methyltransferase, translating into MGFHTFDADGADRLERAAVRYRWVSAEEVVGPLAGDEFGVLADLGSGTGFYTDDVAERAETVYGVDVQPEMHEYYREKGVPENVELVASDVTDLPFADGELDGAFSTMTYHEFASPEALAEVARVVKTGGPLVVFDWTADGDGEHGPPVDERFAAADAVAALEAAGFEVDSASTRTETFGVVARAP; encoded by the coding sequence ATGGGCTTCCACACGTTCGACGCCGACGGCGCGGACCGGTTGGAGCGGGCGGCGGTGCGGTACCGCTGGGTGTCCGCCGAGGAGGTCGTCGGACCGCTCGCGGGCGACGAGTTCGGCGTCCTCGCCGACCTCGGGAGCGGCACCGGGTTCTACACCGACGACGTCGCCGAGCGCGCCGAGACCGTCTACGGCGTCGACGTCCAGCCGGAGATGCACGAGTACTACCGCGAGAAGGGCGTCCCCGAGAACGTCGAACTGGTCGCGAGCGACGTCACCGACCTCCCGTTCGCGGACGGCGAACTCGACGGCGCGTTCTCGACGATGACCTACCACGAGTTCGCGAGCCCGGAGGCGCTCGCGGAGGTCGCGCGGGTGGTCAAGACCGGAGGGCCGCTCGTCGTGTTCGACTGGACGGCCGACGGCGACGGCGAGCACGGGCCGCCGGTCGACGAGCGGTTCGCCGCCGCCGACGCCGTCGCGGCGCTGGAGGCGGCGGGGTTCGAGGTCGACTCCGCGTCGACGCGCACGGAGACGTTCGGCGTCGTCGCTCGGGCACCGTAG
- a CDS encoding DoxX family protein: MSACSRSAAAVATALALFATVAARPAAAHVDYVTEESGDPLDAVTFVADVLSDPFNAAIFAGSGLAALVGLAVYLWVRPTIVDVVVLRETLAGYGDLVPWMLRLAVGLPLVGAGFQGYLFAPTLSFDPGASPLLRVLFIGLGFSLLFGLATRIASAVGLATYAWVFLAVDSSVVLAVEYVPVFAVLAILGGGRPSADDMLLEVASTPGSYYGRIDPVHHLKTFLDRSAAPLRRYVPTVLRVGMGVSFVYLGLIQKLADPGSALLVVEKYDLTSVVPVDAGLWVVGAGVTEVAVGLALIAGFFTRGAAALSFVLFTTTLFGLPDDPVLAHVALFGMASAVFTLGAGPVSFDRWFGRPALGDDESAVPAD; encoded by the coding sequence ATGTCCGCTTGTTCTCGATCGGCGGCCGCGGTCGCAACCGCGCTCGCCCTGTTCGCGACGGTCGCCGCGCGACCGGCCGCGGCCCACGTCGACTACGTCACCGAAGAGTCCGGCGACCCGCTCGACGCGGTGACGTTCGTCGCCGACGTGCTGTCGGACCCGTTCAACGCGGCGATTTTCGCCGGGTCCGGGCTCGCCGCGCTCGTCGGACTCGCCGTCTACCTGTGGGTGCGACCCACCATCGTCGACGTGGTCGTCCTCCGCGAGACGCTCGCCGGCTACGGCGACCTCGTCCCGTGGATGCTGCGGCTCGCGGTCGGGCTCCCGCTCGTCGGCGCTGGCTTTCAGGGATACCTGTTCGCGCCGACGCTCTCGTTCGACCCCGGCGCGAGCCCGCTCCTCCGGGTGCTCTTCATCGGACTCGGCTTCTCCCTCCTCTTCGGTCTCGCGACGCGGATCGCGTCGGCGGTCGGGCTGGCGACGTACGCGTGGGTGTTCCTCGCCGTCGACTCCTCCGTCGTCCTCGCGGTGGAGTACGTCCCGGTGTTCGCGGTGCTCGCGATCCTCGGCGGCGGCCGACCGAGCGCCGACGACATGCTGTTGGAGGTCGCGAGCACGCCGGGGTCGTACTATGGGCGGATCGACCCGGTCCACCACCTGAAGACGTTCCTCGACCGGTCGGCGGCCCCCCTGCGGCGGTACGTGCCGACGGTGCTCCGGGTCGGGATGGGCGTCTCGTTCGTCTACCTCGGGCTGATCCAGAAGCTCGCCGACCCCGGCAGCGCGCTGCTCGTCGTCGAGAAGTACGACCTCACCTCGGTCGTGCCGGTCGACGCCGGGCTGTGGGTCGTCGGTGCCGGGGTGACCGAGGTCGCGGTGGGGCTGGCGCTCATCGCGGGCTTTTTCACCCGCGGCGCGGCCGCGCTCTCGTTCGTGCTGTTCACCACGACGCTGTTCGGGCTCCCCGACGACCCCGTCCTCGCGCACGTCGCGCTGTTCGGCATGGCCTCCGCGGTGTTCACGCTCGGGGCCGGCCCGGTCTCGTTCGACCGCTGGTTCGGTCGCCCCGCGCTCGGCGACGACGAGTCGGCGGTGCCGGCGGACTGA
- a CDS encoding CPBP family intramembrane glutamic endopeptidase — protein sequence MSDDPLAAAVGERLTRVASALFAIVFAFLVANAVTVPGTDLAAAAGLVSEGSNGYRLLQTLLQFAGFGVAVAGYLAVTDQWDLARVSRPTRREAGIIVGGGVLLFGFQYGALFALDQVGLSTGQNQAVVPGGDPVTYYLAMIAVSLAVVGPVEELLFRGVVQGGIRRAFDAVPAILIASVAFGLIHLPAVSGTMAEQWAYVGVVVVLGAVLGAFYEWTDNVVVPGLVHGMYNAVTYVVLLWQVL from the coding sequence ATGAGCGACGACCCCCTCGCGGCGGCGGTCGGCGAGCGGCTGACTCGCGTCGCGAGCGCGCTGTTCGCGATCGTGTTCGCGTTCCTCGTCGCGAACGCGGTCACCGTGCCGGGGACGGACCTCGCCGCCGCCGCGGGACTGGTGTCAGAGGGATCGAATGGCTACCGGCTGCTCCAGACGCTGCTCCAGTTCGCCGGGTTCGGCGTCGCGGTCGCGGGGTACCTCGCCGTCACCGACCAGTGGGACCTCGCCCGCGTCTCCCGGCCGACGCGCCGCGAGGCGGGGATCATCGTCGGCGGCGGCGTCCTCCTCTTCGGGTTCCAGTACGGGGCCCTGTTCGCGCTCGATCAGGTCGGGCTCTCGACCGGGCAGAATCAGGCGGTCGTCCCCGGCGGCGACCCGGTCACCTACTACCTCGCGATGATCGCGGTGTCGCTCGCGGTGGTCGGCCCGGTCGAGGAACTGCTCTTCCGCGGCGTCGTCCAGGGCGGGATCCGGCGCGCGTTCGACGCGGTCCCCGCGATACTCATCGCGAGCGTCGCGTTCGGGCTGATCCACCTCCCCGCGGTCTCCGGGACGATGGCCGAGCAGTGGGCGTACGTCGGCGTCGTCGTCGTGCTGGGGGCGGTCCTCGGCGCGTTCTACGAGTGGACGGACAACGTGGTGGTCCCCGGGCTGGTACACGGCATGTACAACGCGGTCACCTACGTGGTGCTGCTCTGGCAGGTCCTCTGA
- a CDS encoding DNA double-strand break repair nuclease NurA, producing the protein MTLDPIHVENIAQLAYGIGGDVDATDHDDLAERVWREWLPELRREGRVVIEALGDHERRRAAIDDVALAERPFETVHGLDSGTINPTTFKNGLVVDVAHAAMASSPTDLDLHRDRTIVATVHAGDSTAGFDSEWTKRDEGHTRQRVFHVPRVNRYAERVVHALGLYLAEGTHALDHADEVDDLLVLDGPIYPKELFTWADRDPELGELAREAKPRGVIEKYVRLVERFVDRDVPLAGFVKNPASGTAVRALARAGVESPWPDDTALFTRLLERREPGEGPEGTDAGGDRGARLDDDLTFTTWFRSRGGADAPMAADGDALGVDRELDPELYEVTFMVVYDPRTDVTYKLEAPYAFTRDPDLRERLTRQVVAEVAATRGPPEPVAKADELARISATEKAALRRKFEERLGSDQQATYDDLRWGKAEF; encoded by the coding sequence GTGACGCTCGATCCGATCCACGTCGAGAACATCGCGCAGCTCGCGTACGGCATCGGCGGCGACGTGGACGCGACGGACCACGACGACCTCGCCGAGCGCGTCTGGCGCGAGTGGCTCCCCGAGCTCCGCCGCGAGGGTCGGGTCGTGATCGAGGCGCTCGGCGACCACGAGCGCCGGCGGGCCGCCATCGACGACGTCGCGCTCGCCGAGCGCCCGTTCGAGACGGTCCACGGGCTCGACTCGGGCACGATCAACCCCACGACGTTCAAGAACGGCCTCGTCGTCGACGTCGCGCACGCGGCGATGGCGAGTTCCCCGACGGATCTCGACCTCCACCGCGACCGGACCATCGTCGCCACCGTCCACGCCGGCGACTCGACCGCCGGCTTCGACAGCGAGTGGACGAAGCGAGACGAGGGCCACACCCGCCAGCGGGTGTTCCACGTCCCCCGGGTGAACCGCTACGCGGAGCGGGTCGTCCACGCCCTCGGCTTATACCTCGCGGAGGGGACCCACGCGCTCGACCACGCGGACGAGGTCGACGACCTGCTCGTCCTCGACGGTCCGATCTACCCGAAGGAGCTGTTCACGTGGGCGGACCGCGACCCCGAACTCGGCGAACTCGCCCGGGAGGCGAAGCCGCGCGGAGTGATCGAGAAGTACGTCCGCCTCGTCGAGCGGTTCGTCGACCGCGACGTGCCGCTGGCCGGGTTCGTGAAGAACCCCGCGAGCGGCACCGCGGTCCGGGCGCTCGCGCGCGCCGGCGTCGAGTCGCCGTGGCCCGACGACACCGCGCTGTTCACCCGACTGCTGGAGCGGCGCGAGCCCGGCGAGGGTCCCGAGGGGACGGACGCGGGCGGCGACCGCGGCGCGCGGCTCGACGACGACCTCACCTTCACCACGTGGTTCCGGAGCCGCGGCGGCGCGGACGCCCCGATGGCCGCCGACGGGGACGCGCTCGGCGTCGACCGCGAGCTGGACCCGGAGCTGTACGAGGTCACGTTCATGGTCGTCTACGACCCCCGCACCGACGTGACGTACAAGCTGGAGGCCCCGTACGCGTTCACGCGCGACCCGGACCTCCGCGAGCGGCTCACCCGGCAGGTCGTCGCCGAGGTGGCGGCGACGCGCGGGCCCCCCGAGCCGGTCGCGAAGGCGGACGAGCTGGCGCGGATCTCGGCCACGGAGAAGGCGGCGCTCCGCCGGAAGTTCGAGGAGCGGCTCGGCAGCGACCAGCAGGCGACCTACGACGACCTCCGGTGGGGGAAGGCGGAGTTTTGA
- a CDS encoding methyl-accepting chemotaxis protein, which translates to MRETASGVPSEGSGGLAESVREVIRYIPDGTSMPEEMWAPRHRNILIATLVQVPFLIGLGLYDGTESFTGAQIPATPAWMLGGFVAIILATAALASWSRLGRRQRTVLTAFSLMTVSMAMVKLSGGYIEAHFSFFVFIGILALYEDWLPFAVGVGYVAVGHGAFSLIDSSLVYNHTAAIENPIVWGGIHAFFVLGLAGALMVNWYSIEKSREAAREQLELAEQKQSEIQDVEAAKAEVEERREEVERLNSHLETKADDYSAAMDRAADGDLTVRLDTESESEAMAQIGEAFNGMMDDIDEAMGEVRSFARDVSTASENTVRGVETASDRSETVSQSVTEIAEGADEQREMLRQVSDEMNDLSATIEEVASSTQTVVDVAEQTAEIADDGEETAEAAIERVEESREALDSAAGTVQQLDERMEDIGEIVDLIGDIAEQTNLLALNANIEAARAGGSGGGSDGFAVVADEVKQLAEETQDAATEIEELIGDTQAQTEGTVTAVRSAEENIAAGAEAVEDAADAFSQVSDNARETDEGIREISRATDDQAASTEETVSMAEEVAGISQSTAEEADAVAEAADEQLAAMNDATAEAGSLAEQAERLGSLIGEFDVSGDEVDPGSGPGATVAVGDGGQPE; encoded by the coding sequence ATGAGAGAGACTGCGAGCGGCGTACCTTCGGAGGGATCGGGCGGGCTGGCGGAGAGCGTGCGGGAGGTGATCCGGTACATCCCGGACGGCACCTCGATGCCCGAGGAGATGTGGGCACCGCGACACCGGAACATCCTGATCGCCACCCTGGTTCAGGTCCCGTTCCTGATCGGGCTGGGGCTCTACGACGGGACGGAGTCGTTCACGGGAGCGCAGATCCCGGCGACGCCGGCGTGGATGCTCGGGGGGTTCGTCGCCATCATCCTCGCCACCGCCGCGCTGGCGAGCTGGTCGCGGCTCGGCCGCCGCCAGCGGACGGTCCTCACGGCGTTCAGCCTCATGACCGTCTCGATGGCGATGGTGAAGCTGTCCGGCGGGTACATCGAGGCGCACTTCAGCTTCTTCGTGTTTATCGGGATACTCGCGCTGTACGAGGACTGGCTCCCGTTCGCCGTCGGCGTCGGGTACGTGGCGGTCGGCCACGGGGCGTTCAGCCTCATCGACTCGAGTCTCGTCTACAACCACACCGCGGCGATCGAGAACCCGATCGTCTGGGGCGGAATCCACGCGTTCTTCGTCCTCGGGCTCGCCGGCGCGCTGATGGTCAACTGGTACTCGATCGAGAAGTCGCGGGAGGCGGCCCGCGAACAGCTCGAACTGGCGGAGCAGAAGCAGTCGGAGATCCAAGACGTCGAGGCGGCGAAGGCCGAGGTCGAGGAGCGCCGCGAGGAGGTCGAGCGCCTGAACAGCCACCTTGAGACGAAGGCGGACGACTACAGCGCGGCGATGGACCGCGCGGCCGACGGCGACCTCACGGTTCGGCTCGACACGGAGAGCGAGAGCGAGGCGATGGCGCAGATCGGCGAGGCGTTCAACGGCATGATGGACGACATCGACGAGGCGATGGGCGAGGTCCGGTCGTTCGCCCGGGACGTGTCGACCGCGAGCGAGAACACGGTCCGCGGCGTCGAGACGGCGAGCGACCGGAGCGAGACCGTCAGCCAGTCCGTCACCGAGATCGCGGAGGGCGCGGACGAGCAGCGCGAGATGCTCCGGCAGGTGTCCGACGAGATGAACGACCTCTCGGCGACGATCGAGGAGGTCGCCTCCTCGACCCAGACGGTCGTCGACGTCGCCGAACAGACCGCGGAGATCGCCGACGACGGCGAGGAGACCGCCGAGGCCGCCATCGAGCGCGTCGAGGAGTCCCGAGAGGCGCTCGACTCCGCCGCGGGGACGGTCCAGCAGCTCGACGAGCGGATGGAGGACATCGGCGAGATCGTCGACCTCATCGGCGACATCGCCGAGCAGACGAACCTGCTCGCGCTGAACGCGAACATCGAGGCCGCCCGCGCCGGCGGGAGCGGCGGCGGCAGCGACGGGTTCGCGGTCGTCGCCGACGAGGTGAAACAGCTCGCCGAAGAGACGCAGGACGCGGCCACGGAGATCGAAGAGCTGATCGGCGACACGCAGGCGCAGACGGAGGGGACGGTGACTGCGGTCCGGAGCGCCGAGGAGAACATCGCGGCGGGCGCGGAAGCGGTCGAGGACGCCGCGGACGCGTTCTCGCAGGTGTCGGACAACGCGCGGGAGACCGACGAGGGGATCCGAGAGATCAGCCGCGCCACCGACGACCAGGCCGCCAGCACGGAGGAGACGGTGTCGATGGCCGAGGAGGTCGCGGGGATCAGCCAGTCGACGGCGGAGGAGGCCGACGCGGTCGCCGAGGCCGCGGACGAGCAGCTGGCCGCGATGAACGACGCGACGGCGGAGGCCGGTTCGCTCGCCGAGCAGGCCGAGCGGCTCGGCTCGCTCATCGGCGAGTTCGACGTGTCCGGCGACGAGGTCGACCCCGGATCCGGTCCGGGAGCGACCGTCGCGGTCGGCGACGGCGGACAGCCGGAGTAA
- a CDS encoding DUF2240 family protein has translation MSLEVAVAAPFKAEARDRLGQGEFVVALSLEREWFSPDQAKRLVDVALGRGLLASEDGDLVPQFDPAEVTVPEGFTPDESVLREQSTFESALDAVVATGVEKQRVVAAINERQRALAITIEAAAVLYAREQGAAVDRLAADVREELAAEAAEADETGGADDAVDDREVA, from the coding sequence ATGAGTCTGGAGGTCGCCGTCGCCGCCCCGTTCAAGGCCGAGGCCCGGGACCGGCTCGGTCAGGGGGAGTTCGTCGTCGCGCTGTCGCTGGAGCGGGAGTGGTTCTCGCCCGATCAGGCGAAGCGGCTCGTCGATGTCGCGCTCGGACGCGGCCTCCTCGCGTCCGAGGACGGCGACCTCGTCCCGCAGTTCGACCCCGCGGAGGTGACCGTTCCGGAGGGGTTCACCCCCGACGAGTCGGTGCTCCGCGAACAGTCCACCTTCGAGAGCGCGCTCGACGCGGTCGTCGCGACCGGCGTCGAGAAGCAGCGCGTGGTCGCCGCGATCAACGAGCGGCAGCGCGCGCTGGCGATCACCATCGAGGCCGCCGCGGTCCTCTACGCCCGCGAGCAGGGGGCCGCCGTCGACCGCCTCGCGGCCGACGTGCGCGAGGAACTCGCGGCTGAGGCGGCCGAGGCGGACGAAACGGGCGGCGCGGACGACGCGGTCGACGACCGGGAGGTGGCGTAA
- a CDS encoding MFS transporter, which produces MSDRWLYAWGLASVAFGGASLVVPLYVVDLGGGPFVLGILAAVAAIVGVPGALWFGRVADRTGRRRGLVLVALVATALAVAVVPLTDRIAAVIAANAVVWFAFAAATPVLTLLAVADAPEAAWSERIADLNRYQGVGWALGLLLGTAWTVGGALVASPAVATRSLFAPLAVAAALSCVAAVRTLPADPTGDRGDGPDALPSGSRVRRAIRRADRFAVRGATLPGSLSRTDFRGLDPRRLAARFTPGLAAYFLAALLFLSGFSAFFAPLPAFLTEIGFGSGGTFALYLINSAAAAVAFGTAGRLAADGNVVRLQVGGLVARAVAFPAVALFGSALGAGALGFVAVGVAFASVGLTWAVIAVTAGVVVTRLAPPAIRGEALGAYAALGALAGGIGSVLGGWLAAIGYGLAFGVAAALVLVGAAAALAVDRRVDGKRPRPST; this is translated from the coding sequence ATGTCTGACCGGTGGCTGTACGCATGGGGGCTCGCCTCGGTCGCGTTCGGCGGGGCGTCGCTCGTCGTCCCCCTGTACGTCGTCGACCTCGGCGGCGGGCCGTTCGTCCTCGGGATCCTCGCGGCCGTCGCCGCGATCGTCGGCGTCCCGGGGGCGCTCTGGTTCGGGCGAGTCGCCGACCGCACCGGGCGACGCCGCGGACTCGTTCTCGTCGCGCTCGTCGCCACAGCGCTCGCGGTCGCCGTCGTGCCACTCACCGACCGGATCGCCGCGGTGATCGCGGCCAACGCCGTCGTCTGGTTCGCCTTCGCGGCCGCGACGCCCGTGCTGACGCTGCTCGCGGTGGCCGACGCGCCGGAGGCCGCGTGGAGCGAGCGGATCGCCGACCTCAACCGGTATCAGGGGGTCGGCTGGGCGCTGGGGCTGCTCCTCGGCACCGCGTGGACCGTCGGCGGCGCGCTCGTCGCGTCGCCGGCGGTCGCCACGCGCTCGCTCTTCGCCCCGCTCGCGGTCGCCGCCGCGCTCTCCTGTGTCGCCGCCGTCCGGACGCTCCCGGCGGACCCGACCGGGGACCGGGGTGACGGTCCCGACGCCCTCCCCTCCGGGAGCCGCGTGCGCCGCGCCATCCGCCGTGCCGACCGGTTCGCCGTCCGCGGCGCGACGCTCCCCGGGTCGCTCTCGCGAACCGACTTCCGGGGGCTCGACCCCCGCCGCCTCGCCGCCCGCTTCACCCCCGGGCTCGCGGCGTACTTCCTCGCCGCCCTCCTGTTTCTCTCCGGCTTCTCGGCCTTCTTCGCGCCGCTGCCGGCGTTCCTCACCGAGATCGGCTTCGGCTCCGGCGGCACGTTCGCGCTGTACCTGATCAACAGCGCCGCCGCCGCGGTCGCGTTCGGGACCGCCGGCCGGCTCGCGGCCGACGGGAACGTCGTGCGGCTTCAGGTCGGCGGGCTGGTCGCTCGCGCGGTCGCGTTCCCCGCGGTCGCCCTCTTCGGCTCGGCGCTCGGCGCGGGCGCGCTCGGGTTCGTCGCCGTCGGCGTCGCGTTCGCGTCCGTCGGACTCACGTGGGCGGTGATCGCGGTCACCGCCGGCGTCGTCGTCACGCGCCTCGCGCCGCCGGCGATCCGCGGCGAAGCGCTCGGGGCGTACGCGGCGCTCGGCGCGCTCGCCGGCGGGATCGGCAGCGTCCTCGGCGGGTGGCTCGCCGCGATCGGGTACGGGCTCGCGTTCGGCGTCGCGGCCGCGCTCGTCCTCGTCGGCGCTGCCGCCGCGCTCGCGGTCGACCGTCGTGTCGACGGGAAGCGCCCCCGCCCGTCAACCTGA